Proteins encoded by one window of Kribbella italica:
- a CDS encoding alpha-hydroxy acid oxidase produces MGIEQPAPEAERAPRAGAQLPPGKQLSPGVQLPPGAELPSGVQVPPGDQVPPRAQPLPGAQAPRGTQLSPGVQLPPGAPLSPDSRAGVGGGRAGAGALCLADYESLAGGLLSAPVGDFISGGSGAELTLRGNRSALDRVRITPRVMAGVEAADPSGRLVGSASEMPVAVAPMAYQRLVHPEGELELAQAAADAGVPYVISTLSSYPLEKIPGECWFQLYWLRDRAVVEGLVDRAAGCSALVVTVDVPVMGRRLRDVRNGFALPDDVVAANLQTTREAHAAVPGVSAVAAHTASAFSPTVSWDDLEWLKRRTELPLVVKGILDPRDARRAAEIGATAVVVSNHGGRQLDGAVASIDALPEVVDAVGNDIDVLMDSGIRSGTDVLKALAVGASGVLIGRPLLWALAVDACDEAFGLLRTEVTDAMLLAGCADLAAVKGLTWRNDG; encoded by the coding sequence GTGGGGATTGAGCAGCCCGCCCCCGAAGCCGAGCGCGCTCCGCGCGCCGGCGCCCAGCTCCCGCCGGGCAAGCAGCTCTCGCCCGGCGTCCAGCTCCCGCCCGGCGCCGAGCTCCCGTCTGGTGTCCAGGTCCCCCCCGGCGACCAGGTCCCGCCCCGCGCCCAGCCCCTGCCCGGCGCTCAGGCCCCACGGGGCACCCAGCTCTCGCCCGGCGTCCAGTTGCCGCCCGGCGCTCCGCTCTCGCCCGACTCCCGGGCGGGCGTCGGCGGGGGGCGCGCTGGTGCGGGTGCGCTGTGTCTTGCCGACTACGAGTCTCTCGCCGGTGGTCTGCTTTCGGCGCCGGTGGGTGACTTCATTTCCGGCGGTAGTGGCGCCGAGCTGACCTTGCGGGGCAATCGGTCTGCTCTCGACCGGGTGCGCATCACCCCTCGAGTGATGGCTGGGGTTGAGGCTGCTGATCCGAGTGGTCGGCTCGTGGGGTCGGCTTCGGAGATGCCTGTTGCGGTGGCGCCGATGGCTTATCAGCGGTTGGTGCATCCGGAGGGGGAGCTGGAGCTGGCGCAGGCTGCTGCCGATGCCGGCGTGCCGTACGTGATCTCGACCTTGAGCAGCTACCCGCTGGAGAAGATCCCGGGGGAGTGCTGGTTTCAGCTGTACTGGTTGCGGGATCGGGCCGTGGTCGAGGGCCTGGTCGATCGGGCGGCCGGGTGTTCGGCGTTGGTGGTGACGGTCGACGTTCCGGTCATGGGACGCCGGTTGCGCGACGTACGGAACGGGTTCGCATTGCCGGACGACGTGGTGGCGGCGAACCTGCAGACCACGCGAGAGGCGCATGCGGCGGTCCCCGGAGTGTCGGCGGTCGCGGCGCACACGGCATCCGCGTTCTCGCCGACGGTGTCCTGGGACGACCTCGAGTGGCTGAAGCGCAGGACCGAGCTTCCCTTGGTGGTGAAGGGAATTCTGGACCCCCGAGATGCTCGACGGGCTGCGGAGATCGGAGCGACCGCGGTGGTGGTGTCGAACCACGGCGGCCGCCAGCTGGACGGCGCGGTGGCCTCGATCGACGCCCTGCCTGAGGTGGTCGATGCGGTGGGCAACGATATCGACGTGTTGATGGACTCCGGCATCCGCAGCGGCACCGACGTGCTGAAGGCGCTCGCCGTCGGCGCGAGCGGCGTACTGATCGGAAGACCGTTGCTGTGGGCCCTGGCTGTGGACGCCTGCGACGAGGCGTTCGGGTTGTTGCGGACCGAGGTGACCGACGCGATGCTGCTGGCCGGGTGCGCCGATCTCGCGGCCGTCAAGGGACTGACCTGGAGGAACGATGGCTGA
- a CDS encoding alpha/beta hydrolase: MRAQRAADGVPQLYTQTLAEARAADLASIQAAGGEVEPVDSVEDVFVDELGLPLRIYRPLGDGPMPTLVYFFGGGWTLGSIETADGICRRLANAAGCQVITVGYRLAPEHPFPTAVHDCHRATAWIAKASFVDPERVVVGGDSAGGNLTAATTLLARDNGPALAGQLLVYPNTLYGSDTPSMRAGVDPHLFNQTSVNWYWKHYLTDPAQGVDPLASPLLADSHAGLPPALVITAEYDPLRDEGELYAEKLSAAGVPTTLTRYDGMVHGFFAMSGALEGGRRAIAEAATWLREIFGGD; encoded by the coding sequence ATGCGTGCGCAGCGCGCGGCGGACGGCGTACCGCAGCTCTACACCCAGACTCTCGCCGAGGCGCGCGCCGCGGACCTCGCGTCGATCCAGGCCGCCGGTGGTGAGGTCGAGCCCGTCGATTCCGTCGAGGACGTGTTCGTCGACGAGCTCGGGCTGCCGCTGCGGATCTACCGGCCTCTCGGAGACGGCCCGATGCCGACGCTGGTCTACTTCTTCGGCGGCGGCTGGACGCTCGGCAGCATCGAGACCGCCGACGGCATCTGCCGCCGGCTCGCCAACGCCGCCGGGTGTCAGGTGATCACGGTTGGCTATCGGTTGGCGCCCGAGCACCCGTTCCCGACGGCGGTCCACGACTGCCACCGCGCAACGGCGTGGATCGCCAAGGCTTCGTTCGTCGACCCCGAGCGCGTCGTCGTCGGCGGCGACAGCGCCGGCGGCAACCTCACCGCGGCCACCACTTTGCTTGCCCGAGACAACGGTCCTGCGCTGGCCGGGCAGCTGCTCGTCTATCCCAACACTCTCTACGGCTCAGACACCCCGTCGATGCGCGCCGGGGTCGATCCGCACCTGTTCAACCAGACGTCGGTCAACTGGTACTGGAAGCACTACCTCACCGACCCGGCCCAGGGCGTCGATCCACTCGCGTCCCCTCTCTTGGCGGACTCCCATGCCGGCCTCCCACCGGCGTTGGTGATCACCGCCGAGTACGACCCGCTCCGCGACGAGGGCGAGCTCTACGCGGAGAAGCTGTCCGCCGCGGGAGTGCCGACGACGCTCACTCGGTACGACGGCATGGTGCACGGCTTCTTCGCGATGTCCGGTGCATTGGAGGGCGGCCGCCGAGCGATCGCCGAAGCAGCAACGTGGCTGAGGGAGATCTTCGGTGGGGATTGA
- a CDS encoding class I adenylate-forming enzyme family protein produces MSVDLVVGENLEHSDSYVVTALGLFAAYGERPAIVAGDRRLSYAGLRAQVLDLAASLQERGVGPGTGVLVLAGNTLELPALQLALHLVGARSMWIAPIAGRREIEAFARLSAPDVFVYDPTSKAVLGERLAVQLGVPVHCLGPGGLGPDLLQPPAGAFTAEDGDAEPATCLQTSGTTGEPKLVHHRQAFYEQILTLAADYLAAGLPVLRHLSHSPMAFASGQITTFFNLFQGGVLYVEDQWDAGRALATIQRERINSTYVSPPLLYQLLDHPDLATTDVTSMFMLNVGAGPAAPSRLRQAIARFGPVLRIVYGLSEVIVVTAQPGLTEDPEHPERLRSSGTPYGDVRVEIRGADGHPLQAGETGEIYATSKLRFAGYWGRPDLTERAIVDGWVRTGDLGYLDTDGYLYVVDRVQDTIVTGASNWNVYCRPIEDLLQAQPGVRAAAVVGVPDEEFGEVPHAYVVRYAGALLDAADLREAVRDEFNDMWVPRSIEWLDELPLTSAHKVDKVALRARHAT; encoded by the coding sequence ATGTCGGTCGATCTCGTGGTGGGCGAAAACCTGGAGCATTCCGATTCCTACGTGGTGACCGCGCTCGGCCTGTTCGCCGCGTACGGCGAGCGGCCCGCGATCGTCGCCGGGGACCGCCGGCTGAGCTACGCCGGGCTCCGGGCCCAGGTGCTCGACCTGGCCGCGTCGCTGCAGGAGCGCGGCGTCGGTCCGGGCACCGGCGTCCTGGTGCTGGCCGGGAACACGCTGGAGCTGCCCGCACTCCAGCTGGCCCTGCACCTGGTCGGTGCGCGGAGCATGTGGATCGCACCGATCGCCGGGCGCCGGGAGATCGAGGCGTTCGCGCGGCTGTCCGCGCCGGACGTGTTCGTCTACGACCCGACGAGCAAGGCCGTGCTGGGCGAGCGGCTGGCCGTACAGCTCGGCGTACCGGTGCACTGCCTGGGTCCTGGTGGGCTCGGCCCGGACCTGCTGCAACCGCCGGCTGGAGCCTTCACTGCCGAGGACGGCGACGCCGAGCCGGCCACCTGCCTGCAGACCAGCGGGACGACCGGCGAGCCGAAGCTGGTGCACCACCGGCAGGCGTTCTACGAGCAGATCCTGACCCTGGCCGCGGACTACCTGGCCGCCGGGCTGCCGGTGCTGCGGCACCTGTCGCACTCGCCGATGGCGTTCGCGAGCGGTCAGATCACCACGTTCTTCAACCTGTTCCAGGGCGGCGTGCTGTACGTCGAGGACCAGTGGGACGCCGGCCGGGCGCTGGCCACGATCCAGCGCGAGCGGATCAACTCGACGTACGTGTCACCGCCGCTGCTCTACCAGCTGCTCGACCACCCGGACCTGGCCACGACCGACGTGACCAGCATGTTCATGCTGAACGTCGGGGCCGGACCGGCGGCGCCGTCGCGGCTGCGGCAGGCCATCGCGCGGTTCGGGCCGGTCCTGCGGATCGTGTACGGGCTGAGCGAGGTCATCGTCGTCACGGCACAGCCGGGGCTCACGGAGGACCCGGAGCACCCGGAGCGGCTGCGGTCGTCCGGTACGCCGTACGGGGACGTGCGGGTGGAGATCCGCGGCGCTGACGGACACCCCCTGCAGGCTGGTGAGACCGGGGAGATCTACGCCACCAGCAAGCTGCGGTTCGCGGGCTACTGGGGGCGGCCGGACCTGACCGAGCGGGCCATCGTCGACGGGTGGGTGCGGACGGGTGACCTGGGCTACCTGGACACCGACGGGTACCTGTACGTCGTCGACCGGGTGCAGGACACGATCGTCACCGGGGCGAGCAACTGGAACGTCTACTGCCGGCCGATCGAGGACCTCCTGCAGGCGCAGCCTGGGGTGCGGGCGGCGGCAGTGGTCGGCGTACCGGACGAGGAGTTCGGTGAGGTGCCGCACGCGTACGTCGTCCGGTACGCCGGAGCGTTGCTGGACGCCGCTGACCTGCGGGAAGCCGTCCGGGACGAGTTCAACGACATGTGGGTGCCGCGGTCGATCGAGTGGCTCGACGAGCTGCCTCTGACGTCGGCCCACAAGGTCGACAAGGTCGCCCTGCGCGCCCGGCACGCGACATGA
- a CDS encoding cytochrome P450, whose product MTTAAQVLQGLFSAEGLEDPYRYYADLRRHGPVSLIGGSGPYAAVVTGYDAVNQVLRDPRVRVTDDAFADSHGGAAWREHPLLAALNNSMMYSNGERHVRARRLFQQVFTPRRVQELEPAMVAQISSLIDGLEARLLADGEADFMAEFAYLLPSSVVAALLGIPAEDLAWFRPRVQRINEFLDVTGKTAEVLARADEATVELSSYYRRLIAVRRTEPADDLISQLVAEDTDVTDEELVCNLLVLFNASFVTTIHLLGNGLSLLLAHPELRSAPMGPFVEEVLRYESPVQYVARYADDVIEIAGTTIPPKEVVLVMLGAANRDPESYPEADRFDPTRFAADPIVSTAERRASQGSVRPLSFGAGPHFCLGAALARAEAQLAFPLLMSRLPGLRAARAPVRYPQQFLRGFESMPVEVGDAP is encoded by the coding sequence ATGACCACCGCCGCCCAGGTGCTGCAAGGACTGTTCAGCGCAGAAGGTCTCGAGGACCCCTATCGGTACTACGCCGATCTGCGAAGGCACGGTCCCGTCTCCCTCATCGGGGGCAGCGGCCCCTACGCGGCGGTGGTCACCGGGTACGACGCGGTGAACCAGGTGCTGCGGGACCCGCGGGTGCGCGTCACCGACGACGCGTTCGCGGACTCGCACGGTGGTGCGGCCTGGCGGGAGCATCCGCTGCTGGCCGCGCTCAACAACTCGATGATGTACAGCAACGGCGAGCGGCACGTGCGGGCCCGGCGCCTGTTCCAGCAGGTGTTCACGCCGCGGCGGGTGCAGGAGCTGGAGCCGGCGATGGTCGCGCAGATCTCGTCGCTGATCGACGGGCTGGAGGCTCGATTGCTGGCCGACGGGGAGGCGGACTTCATGGCGGAGTTCGCCTACCTGCTGCCGAGCTCGGTGGTCGCGGCGCTGCTCGGGATCCCGGCGGAGGATCTGGCGTGGTTCAGGCCGCGGGTGCAGCGGATCAACGAGTTCCTGGACGTGACGGGGAAGACCGCGGAGGTCCTGGCCCGTGCGGACGAGGCGACGGTCGAGCTGAGTTCCTACTACCGTCGGTTGATCGCCGTACGGCGTACTGAGCCGGCCGACGACCTGATCAGCCAGTTGGTTGCCGAGGACACCGATGTGACGGACGAGGAGCTGGTCTGCAACCTGCTGGTCCTCTTCAACGCCAGCTTCGTCACGACGATCCACCTGCTGGGCAACGGGTTGTCGTTGCTGCTGGCCCACCCCGAGCTCCGCTCGGCCCCGATGGGACCGTTCGTCGAAGAGGTGCTCCGCTACGAGTCGCCGGTCCAGTACGTCGCCCGCTACGCCGACGACGTGATCGAGATCGCCGGGACGACGATCCCGCCGAAGGAGGTGGTCCTGGTGATGCTGGGCGCCGCCAACCGCGACCCGGAGAGCTATCCGGAGGCAGACCGCTTCGACCCGACACGGTTCGCAGCTGACCCGATCGTCTCGACAGCCGAGAGAAGAGCTTCTCAAGGGAGTGTTCGTCCGTTGAGCTTTGGAGCTGGTCCGCACTTCTGTCTCGGGGCTGCGCTGGCTCGGGCCGAGGCGCAGTTGGCGTTTCCGTTGTTGATGTCGCGGCTACCAGGGCTCCGGGCGGCGCGGGCGCCGGTGAGGTACCCGCAGCAGTTCCTTCGGGGGTTCGAGTCGATGCCAGTGGAGGTGGGCGATGCCCCTTGA
- a CDS encoding SGNH/GDSL hydrolase family protein yields the protein MRIPSTVRTAALAAAVSLAGSALVFTGSEAQSTSSSSYGGQGGKSTWVGSWSAGITRPEAAGFSATGLTDQSARYVVRPSVGGDKVRIRFTNIYGDRPVQIGGATVAKANAATPAMSDLDPASKRTLTFGGKTTATMNKGAELLSDPVNLRVPDLATLVISVYYPTATGPTSWHAQTFQENYFGPGNLTNETAGTAYTTTRPCCWTFLSGVDVQTSDADGAVVVLGDSIAEGVGSTANANNRWPDQLAERLAADHRRGTAGVLNVGLSGSRLNRDGTEPILGSPGFEQLGLNALARLNEDVLAQTRPETVITHLGINDLWMNGASADQIIAQLQQVNAQLKERGIRSLGATITPYEGFTTPGGWTAEKETNRQAVNSWLRNSHTFDGVIDFDRVLRDPAAPSKLNAAYDSGDHIHPNDAGYQAMANSIPLQLVR from the coding sequence ATGCGCATTCCCAGTACCGTCCGAACGGCCGCGCTCGCCGCCGCCGTCTCGCTGGCCGGATCAGCTCTGGTCTTCACCGGATCCGAGGCCCAGAGCACCAGCTCGTCGTCGTACGGCGGCCAGGGGGGCAAGTCCACGTGGGTCGGCAGCTGGTCGGCCGGCATCACCCGGCCCGAGGCCGCCGGCTTCAGCGCCACCGGCCTGACCGACCAGAGCGCCCGGTACGTCGTCCGCCCGTCGGTCGGCGGGGACAAGGTCCGGATCCGGTTCACCAACATCTACGGCGACCGGCCGGTGCAGATCGGCGGCGCGACCGTCGCCAAGGCGAACGCCGCCACGCCGGCGATGTCCGACCTCGACCCGGCCTCGAAGCGCACGCTGACCTTCGGCGGCAAGACGACCGCCACCATGAACAAGGGTGCCGAGCTGCTCAGCGACCCGGTCAACCTGCGCGTTCCCGACCTGGCCACGCTGGTGATCAGCGTCTACTACCCGACCGCGACCGGCCCGACCTCCTGGCACGCGCAGACGTTCCAGGAGAACTACTTCGGTCCCGGCAACCTGACCAACGAGACCGCCGGTACGGCGTACACGACCACCCGGCCCTGCTGCTGGACGTTCCTGTCCGGTGTCGACGTGCAGACCTCCGACGCCGACGGCGCGGTCGTCGTACTCGGCGACTCGATCGCGGAGGGCGTCGGCAGTACGGCGAACGCGAACAACCGCTGGCCCGACCAGCTCGCCGAGCGGCTGGCCGCCGACCACCGGCGCGGCACGGCCGGCGTCCTGAACGTCGGCCTGTCCGGCAGCCGGCTGAACCGCGACGGCACCGAGCCGATCCTGGGCTCGCCCGGGTTCGAGCAGCTCGGCCTGAACGCGCTGGCCCGGCTGAACGAGGACGTCCTGGCCCAGACCAGGCCGGAGACCGTGATCACCCACCTCGGGATCAACGACCTGTGGATGAACGGCGCGTCCGCCGACCAGATCATCGCGCAGCTGCAGCAGGTCAACGCGCAGCTGAAGGAGCGCGGGATCCGCAGCCTCGGCGCGACCATCACGCCGTACGAGGGCTTCACCACGCCCGGCGGCTGGACCGCGGAGAAGGAGACGAACCGCCAGGCGGTGAACTCCTGGCTGCGCAACTCGCACACCTTCGACGGCGTGATCGACTTCGACCGGGTGCTCCGCGACCCCGCGGCGCCGAGCAAGCTGAACGCCGCGTACGACTCCGGCGACCACATCCACCCGAACGACGCCGGCTACCAGGCGATGGCGAACTCGATCCCGCTGCAGCTGGTCCGGTGA
- a CDS encoding MFS transporter produces the protein MTSLACEPTAALRPERLVTAQFVRLLLVTFGSGLSMYLLTSVVPLYLAASGSGGIGAGLSTGAMMFAAVAVELIVPATLRRLGYRTTLAIGLVLLGAPSLLLILTSSLPLVLAVCVIRGAGLAIMVVGAVALVAELTPPGRRGEALGVYGVVVGLPAALGLPLGVYLTGVVGFETLFVLAAVCSLAGLAVLPGGPARATDDEHHVKVLGGLRGSGLLMPAGVFAAVTLAAGISITFLPLASQNHTLVAAALLVQAVAAPGARWLAGWLGDRIGPRRLLVPALTLAAIGAGALAFVGTPAAVLGGAACFGLGFGAAQNLTLAIMYDRSPRSRYGQVSALWNLAYDGGWGAGAILFGFVVAGIGYPTAFALTAAIVALAIVPATRGTASPLG, from the coding sequence ATGACCAGCCTCGCTTGTGAACCCACCGCCGCGCTCCGGCCCGAACGCCTCGTCACCGCGCAGTTCGTGCGGCTGCTGCTGGTGACCTTCGGGTCCGGGCTGAGCATGTACCTGCTGACCTCGGTCGTGCCGCTCTACCTCGCGGCATCGGGATCCGGCGGGATCGGAGCCGGGCTGTCGACCGGCGCCATGATGTTCGCCGCGGTCGCCGTCGAACTGATCGTGCCGGCGACGCTGCGCCGGCTCGGCTACCGCACGACGCTGGCGATCGGGCTTGTCCTGCTCGGTGCGCCGAGCCTGCTGCTGATCCTCACCTCGTCGCTGCCGCTGGTCCTCGCCGTCTGCGTGATCCGCGGCGCTGGTCTGGCCATCATGGTCGTCGGAGCCGTCGCGCTGGTCGCCGAGTTGACGCCTCCCGGTCGCCGCGGCGAAGCGCTCGGTGTGTACGGCGTGGTGGTGGGTCTCCCGGCCGCTCTCGGTCTGCCGCTCGGCGTCTACCTGACCGGGGTGGTCGGTTTCGAGACCCTGTTCGTGCTGGCCGCGGTCTGCTCACTGGCCGGACTCGCCGTACTGCCGGGTGGTCCGGCCCGAGCCACCGACGACGAGCACCACGTGAAGGTGCTCGGCGGACTGCGCGGCAGCGGACTGCTGATGCCGGCCGGAGTCTTCGCCGCCGTAACGCTTGCCGCAGGCATCAGTATCACCTTCCTCCCGCTGGCTTCGCAGAACCACACGCTGGTCGCCGCCGCGCTGCTGGTCCAAGCAGTAGCCGCGCCCGGCGCCCGCTGGCTCGCAGGCTGGCTGGGCGACCGCATCGGCCCCCGACGCCTGCTGGTCCCGGCGCTCACGCTGGCCGCAATCGGCGCAGGAGCCCTGGCCTTCGTCGGCACCCCGGCCGCGGTCCTCGGTGGAGCAGCCTGCTTCGGCCTCGGCTTCGGCGCTGCCCAGAACCTGACCCTCGCGATCATGTACGACCGCTCCCCGCGCTCCCGCTACGGCCAGGTCAGCGCCCTCTGGAACCTCGCGTACGACGGCGGCTGGGGCGCCGGCGCAATCCTCTTCGGCTTCGTCGTCGCCGGCATCGGCTACCCGACAGCCTTCGCCCTGACCGCCGCAATCGTCGCCCTGGCCATCGTCCCGGCGACCCGAGGAACAGCTTCACCCTTGGGATGA
- a CDS encoding PLP-dependent aminotransferase family protein translates to MADLDVSDLHGALTDKALNSMNFLNEVAQHYPDAISLAAGRPAEEFYAIEDLHSYLDTFCAYLRDELGYDEAAVRRTVFQYGRTKGIVHRLVARNLLADEGITVDPEALVVTVGCQEAMVLALRALRKDANDVLLAVEPAYVGITGAARLLDLPVLPVAGGNDGIDLDDLIAVVKAAKADGLRPRACYVMPDFANPSGLSLDLETRQRLLDVAAEQDFLLLEDNPYGLFPVEGVDRVPTLKTLDTERRVIYLGSFAKTALPGARVGYVVADQLVAHPDGTTSLLADELSKIKSMVTVNTSAIGQAMIGGKLLQHECSLVAANQRERSTYAANLHALTKGLAARFPDGEVTWNVPSGGFFLVVTVPFVVDDALLAKSAQEYGVLWTPMGHFYDGDAPIHALRLSCSSVTPAELEPALDRLAALIRDQL, encoded by the coding sequence ATGGCTGACCTCGACGTGAGCGACCTGCACGGCGCGCTCACCGACAAGGCACTGAACTCGATGAACTTCCTCAACGAGGTCGCGCAGCACTACCCGGACGCGATCTCGCTCGCCGCCGGCCGGCCTGCGGAGGAGTTCTACGCGATCGAGGACCTGCACTCCTACCTCGACACCTTCTGTGCCTACCTGCGCGACGAGCTCGGGTACGACGAGGCCGCGGTGCGCCGGACGGTCTTCCAGTACGGGCGGACGAAGGGGATCGTGCACCGCCTGGTCGCGCGGAACCTGCTCGCCGACGAGGGCATCACCGTCGACCCCGAGGCGCTCGTGGTGACGGTCGGCTGCCAGGAGGCGATGGTGCTCGCGCTCCGCGCCCTGCGCAAGGACGCGAACGACGTCCTGCTCGCGGTCGAACCGGCGTACGTCGGCATCACCGGCGCCGCGCGGCTGCTCGACCTGCCCGTCCTGCCGGTTGCCGGGGGCAACGATGGGATCGACCTGGACGACCTGATTGCCGTGGTCAAGGCCGCGAAGGCCGACGGGCTCAGGCCACGCGCGTGCTACGTGATGCCGGACTTCGCCAACCCGTCCGGTCTGAGCCTCGATCTGGAGACCCGGCAACGGTTGCTCGACGTCGCGGCCGAGCAGGACTTCCTGCTGCTCGAGGACAACCCGTACGGCCTGTTCCCCGTCGAGGGCGTCGACCGGGTGCCGACGCTGAAGACGCTCGACACCGAGCGCCGGGTGATCTACCTCGGGTCGTTCGCCAAGACGGCGCTGCCAGGCGCGCGCGTCGGGTACGTCGTCGCCGACCAGCTCGTCGCGCACCCGGACGGGACGACCAGCTTGCTGGCCGACGAGTTGTCGAAGATCAAGAGCATGGTCACCGTGAACACGTCGGCGATCGGCCAGGCGATGATCGGCGGCAAGCTCCTCCAGCACGAGTGCAGCCTGGTCGCGGCCAACCAGCGCGAGCGTTCGACGTACGCCGCGAACCTGCACGCGCTGACCAAGGGCCTCGCTGCTCGATTTCCTGACGGCGAGGTCACCTGGAACGTGCCGTCGGGCGGCTTCTTCCTGGTCGTCACGGTCCCGTTCGTGGTCGACGACGCGCTGCTCGCGAAGTCGGCCCAGGAGTACGGCGTGCTGTGGACGCCGATGGGTCACTTCTACGACGGCGATGCCCCGATCCACGCGCTGCGACTGTCCTGCAGTTCGGTCACGCCGGCCGAGCTCGAGCCGGCGCTCGACCGGCTGGCCGCACTCATCCGCGACCAGCTCTGA